Within the Salinicoccus roseus genome, the region TGATGCATTTTTGCTGCCATTCATCATTTCAAATAGTGCACTGACGGCGGCGGTACCGATTTCCACTGCGGGCTGGGCGATGACGGTGATGCCCGGATTGAAGAAATCCGCAAACTCGATGTCATCGATGCTGATGATGGACAGCTCCTCGGGGATCAGAATATTCCTCTGCTTTGCCATCTTCAGCAGTTCGAACAGCGCCAGGTCATTGGCGACGATCAGGGACTCAGGCAGACTGCCCTGGGCAGCCGATTGATCCAGTGACGATACCATCCCCTCCTTCTCCACCTGGATGGATATCGGGCGGATGCCGTATGAACCGCAGAGCTCAAGATATGCATCATACCGCTCCTGCCTTGCGACGATGGCTTCGACAGGCTCGGTCAGAAAACCGATCTCCCGGTGTCCCCTTTCTGACAGGTGGTCGAACGCCATCATGACCGACACCCTGTTATCCAGCATATGGGACTGGATCGGCACGTTTTCTATATACCGGTCGACGAATACGACGGGATACCCCTTTTCGGCAAGTTCCATAAAAAGCGCTTCATTTTTGGCGGTGGGGATCACCACCAGCCCATCGACCTGCTTGGCCATCAGCATGCGGATATAATCCGCCTCCTTATCGGAACTGTTGTCCGTGTTGCAGACGATGACATGGTAGCCATGTCCATGCGCAAAATCCTCAATGCTCCTGATCACCCGCGTCGAGAAGTTGTGCAGTATATTGGCGACGATCACCCCGATCGTCATCGTCCGTTTGTTCTTTAGGGATTTCGCTATATGATTCGGACTGTAGTCCAGCTTGCGGACCGCCCGCGCAATCCTCTCCCTGGTCTCCGGGCCCATCTTAGTAAAATGACCGTTCAGATAATGGGATACGGTGCTCTTGGAAACATTCGCTTCGTGGGCGACATCATTGATCGTCACGTTTTTCATGTAACACTCCTTCGATTTAGTAAACCGTTTCACTAAAACGATTTATTAAAGTATAAATGACATGAAAGCGTTTTACAACCATAAATCGGATAAAATCTGAAAATTCATTTTCTGTCGTATGCCTGCATATCTGTTGAGTTTTCCGGTGCAGTAGTGACATAATAAAAGGGTGCAATCCTGTTATACGACGTGCAATTCAGGGAATAGAGAGATTGATGGATCAATATACCAAAGGAGTGGAATTCATGAATCAGGAACAATTCGACAAAGTCAAGAATGGAAAAGGCTTCATCGCAGCTCTCGACCAGAGTGGCGGCAGTACACCAAAGGCACTGCTCGCATATGGTGTCCAGGAGGATGCCTATTCAAGCGAGGACGAAATGTTCGACCTTGTACATGAGATGCGCACACGCATCATCACTTCCCCTTCATTCAATTCGGATCAGATTCTTGGGGCCATCCTGTTCGAACAGACGATGGACAGGGAGATCGAAGGCAAGTACACTTCCGAGTACCTTGCAGACAAAGGCATCGTGCCTTTCCTTAAAGTCGACAAGGGACTTGCCGACGAAAAGGACGGCGTACAGCTCATGAAGCCGATTCCGGAACTCGACAAGCTGCTTGAGCGTGCGAACGAAAGAGGCGTATTCGGTACGAAGATGCGTTCCAACATCCTTGAACCGAATGAAAATGGCATCAAGGAAGTCGTAGATCAGCAGTTTGAAGTCGGCAAACAGATCCTGGCAGCAGGCCTCATGCCGATCATCGAACCTGAAGTCAACGTCTACAGCGACAACAAGGAGAAATCCGAGCAGATCCTTAAAGAAGAGATTGAAAAGCATCTTGATCAGCTCACGGATGACCAGCAGGTCATGCTGAAACTCTCCATCCCGACAAATGCCAATGAGTACAAATCACTCATCGAGCATCCAAGGGTCCTCCGGGTCGTTGCCCTGTCCGGCGGCTACTCAAGAGACGAAGCGAATGAAAAACTCAAGAAGAACGATGGCCTCATCGCCAGCTTCTCCCGTGCACTCGCTTCAGATCTGAACGTCAACCAGTCGGATCAGGAGTTCGACCAGAAATTGAAAGAAGCTGTAGATACGATCTACGATGCTTCCGTCAATAAGAAATAATACTGTTGCGCCGCCTTTCTGAAGAAGGCGGCGTAATTCTTTTCAACTTATTTAGCATTAATGGTAGACAGGATGCTCAGGATGATGTATAGTAACTGTAATAAGATTTTTAAGTAATGCAAAGCAGTATCTAATTCACATGTTACAAAGAGTAATCGTGATTTGGCCGGTACTTTTTGTAACGTGTGAATTTTTTTATGTGTTAGTGCGCTTAAGATATTATTAAATTTATTTTTGGAGGTCATTTATATGACACAAGGTACAGTTAAATGGTTCAATGCAGACAAAGGTTTCGGTTTCATCGAAGTTGAAGGCGGAGACGACGTATTCGCTCACTTCTCCAACATCGAAGGCGAAGGCTACAAGACTCTTGACGAAGGTCAAGCTGTAGAATTCAGCGTTGAAGAAGGTCAGCGTGGACCACAAGCTGTTAACATCGTTAAACTCTAATAATATTTTAGATAATATTTTAGTAAGTTTATGTTAATGGAAAATCCCCTCTCATAATGAGAGGGGATTTTTTGTGGGCAATTCCAGATTCATGTCACATATGACCAATTTCCATTCTTTACGTATAGAACAGCACCCCGGGGCTCACTTTGCCCCGGGGTGCTGTTTTCTATTATTTTTACATTATGTTCCTAGCCCTTCGTCTGACCCATGCCTTCCACTACATACTTGTAGCTTGTCAGTGCTTCCAGACCCATCGGCCCTCTGGCATGGAGTTTCTGCGTGCTGATGCCGATCTCTCCACCGAAGCCGAACTCTGCACCATCTGTAAAACGGGTGGATGCATTGACGTACACAGCGGCTGAATCCACATCGTTCAGGAAGTCCTGGGCGTGCCCGTAGCTTCCCGTGATGATTGCATCGGAGTGCCCGGAAGAATACTTTTCGATGTGCACGATTGCATCTTCATAGTCTTCCACCACTTTCACGGCGATTTCATTGCCGAGGTACTCCTTCTCAAAGTCCCCTCCTTCTGCCGCTACTGCTTCATCGATAATGCTGCAGACCGTCTCGTCTCCATGGATGATGACACCCTTCTGAACCAGGGCATCAGCAAGCGCCGGCAGTGCTTCCTCAGCAATGCTCCTGTCGACCAGGAGCGTCTCAAGCGCATTGCAGACCGAAGGCCTCTGCGTCTTGCCATTGACCAGGATCGATTCGGCCATTTTGAGATCCGCCTGTTCATGGACATAGAGATGGCAGTTCCCCGTACCCGTCTCGATGACCGGCACAGTCGCATTTTTGAGCACCGACTGGATCAGGTTCGCCCCGCCGCGCGGAATGAGACAGTCCAGACCTTCGTTGAATTTCATGAATTCGGCAGCCAGTTCCCTCGACGGGTCAGTGATCAGCTGGATGCTGTCGGCCGGGATGGATGACTTG harbors:
- a CDS encoding LacI family DNA-binding transcriptional regulator, with protein sequence MKNVTINDVAHEANVSKSTVSHYLNGHFTKMGPETRERIARAVRKLDYSPNHIAKSLKNKRTMTIGVIVANILHNFSTRVIRSIEDFAHGHGYHVIVCNTDNSSDKEADYIRMLMAKQVDGLVVIPTAKNEALFMELAEKGYPVVFVDRYIENVPIQSHMLDNRVSVMMAFDHLSERGHREIGFLTEPVEAIVARQERYDAYLELCGSYGIRPISIQVEKEGMVSSLDQSAAQGSLPESLIVANDLALFELLKMAKQRNILIPEELSIISIDDIEFADFFNPGITVIAQPAVEIGTAAVSALFEMMNGSKNASGIERFHPYLIERESVKQYGDQ
- a CDS encoding fructose bisphosphate aldolase, with translation MNQEQFDKVKNGKGFIAALDQSGGSTPKALLAYGVQEDAYSSEDEMFDLVHEMRTRIITSPSFNSDQILGAILFEQTMDREIEGKYTSEYLADKGIVPFLKVDKGLADEKDGVQLMKPIPELDKLLERANERGVFGTKMRSNILEPNENGIKEVVDQQFEVGKQILAAGLMPIIEPEVNVYSDNKEKSEQILKEEIEKHLDQLTDDQQVMLKLSIPTNANEYKSLIEHPRVLRVVALSGGYSRDEANEKLKKNDGLIASFSRALASDLNVNQSDQEFDQKLKEAVDTIYDASVNKK
- a CDS encoding cold-shock protein — translated: MTQGTVKWFNADKGFGFIEVEGGDDVFAHFSNIEGEGYKTLDEGQAVEFSVEEGQRGPQAVNIVKL
- a CDS encoding glutamate-5-semialdehyde dehydrogenase, giving the protein MVQITTDMNDILKDMGMAAKSSAKALRKSSTGEKNEALLAMAEALEANKAFILEENKKDMMHSKEAGYQDAMVERLALNESRIEGMKDGLKQMAALPDPIMKTQDQWVNKDGLRISKRSVPLGVIGIIYESRPNVTVDATGLCLKAGNSVILRGGKEAVNSNKALVKVLQDGLSKSSIPADSIQLITDPSRELAAEFMKFNEGLDCLIPRGGANLIQSVLKNATVPVIETGTGNCHLYVHEQADLKMAESILVNGKTQRPSVCNALETLLVDRSIAEEALPALADALVQKGVIIHGDETVCSIIDEAVAAEGGDFEKEYLGNEIAVKVVEDYEDAIVHIEKYSSGHSDAIITGSYGHAQDFLNDVDSAAVYVNASTRFTDGAEFGFGGEIGISTQKLHARGPMGLEALTSYKYVVEGMGQTKG